One window of the Pseudofrankia sp. DC12 genome contains the following:
- a CDS encoding glycosyltransferase family 39 protein — protein MTIDPSTTPALFPSGDEPAADPDAKRAATATVPRQAAPVDPDPATAPAPVATTPGGLDTGGLARLEPLGAGPATAGPAAARPATGDLDHETGDATGPGRAAAHGGRRWPPAVPRALTPVERLVRRAAASPLAARAWRRAPVVLVAAVVVVGGVLRFATPSHLWLDEALTVEIARRPVGGLLAALRHDGSPPLYYLLLHVWIKIFGDGDVAVRALSGVLSLATLPLAWAAGVRAGALATAHGNGDAGTPRRVARATLLLFASSPYAIRYGSETRMYSMVVLLALAFGLAVVRALEQSSVRRLALVALATTALVYTHYWTFLLVFTVAAFLLLQSRRRAVYRRPTLRAFAAMAASAVLFAPWMPSFLFQMLHTGTPWAPRVQAQVLLDTVFDWAGPQSTGALLGLILLGGALLGLTARPNGRELAVKISGRMPGRYLAAVWLVPLTLAWFVNMFGGSAYTERYTGISLPACLMLAALGLSLLTSRRWRSGVLVVASLSGLIGGFQLSRVERTQAGEIAAAIAAQARPGDVVAFCPDQLGPAVYRALNRLGEDDLREYSYADSTGPALVDWVDYAARMQRANGADFARQMNTVAGPDHAIFLVKADGYRFLEQSCSLISEQLGVVRDGSPVVSKLPLFEGAGLERFSTLR, from the coding sequence GTGACCATCGACCCTTCCACCACCCCGGCCCTGTTCCCGTCGGGTGACGAGCCGGCCGCCGACCCGGACGCGAAGCGCGCGGCGACGGCCACCGTGCCCCGCCAGGCGGCCCCCGTCGACCCGGACCCGGCCACCGCGCCGGCGCCGGTCGCGACGACGCCCGGCGGCCTCGACACCGGCGGCCTCGCCCGCCTCGAGCCGCTGGGGGCCGGCCCAGCCACCGCCGGCCCGGCCGCCGCCCGGCCGGCCACCGGGGATCTGGACCACGAGACGGGTGACGCGACTGGGCCCGGACGCGCGGCCGCTCACGGCGGCCGCAGGTGGCCGCCGGCGGTCCCCCGCGCGCTGACGCCGGTGGAGCGGCTCGTCCGGCGGGCCGCGGCCAGCCCGCTGGCCGCGCGGGCCTGGCGGCGCGCGCCGGTCGTGCTCGTCGCCGCCGTGGTCGTCGTGGGCGGGGTGCTGCGGTTCGCGACCCCGAGCCACCTGTGGCTCGACGAGGCGCTGACCGTCGAGATCGCCCGGCGGCCCGTCGGCGGCCTGCTCGCCGCGTTGCGCCACGACGGGTCACCACCGCTGTATTACCTGCTGCTGCACGTCTGGATCAAGATCTTCGGTGACGGCGACGTCGCGGTGCGGGCGCTGTCCGGGGTGCTGTCGCTGGCGACGCTGCCGCTCGCCTGGGCGGCGGGCGTGCGCGCGGGCGCGCTGGCGACCGCGCACGGCAACGGCGACGCCGGGACGCCGCGGCGGGTCGCCCGGGCCACGCTGCTGCTGTTCGCCAGCTCCCCGTACGCGATCCGGTACGGCAGCGAGACCCGGATGTACTCGATGGTCGTGCTGCTGGCGCTGGCGTTCGGGCTGGCGGTGGTGCGGGCGCTGGAGCAGTCGTCCGTGCGCCGGCTCGCCCTGGTGGCGCTGGCGACCACGGCGCTCGTCTACACCCACTACTGGACGTTCCTGCTGGTCTTCACCGTCGCCGCGTTCCTGCTGCTGCAGTCGAGGCGCCGCGCGGTCTACCGGCGCCCGACGCTGCGGGCGTTCGCCGCGATGGCCGCCTCCGCGGTGCTGTTCGCGCCGTGGATGCCGTCGTTCCTGTTCCAGATGCTGCACACCGGCACCCCGTGGGCGCCGCGGGTGCAGGCCCAGGTGCTGCTGGACACGGTGTTCGACTGGGCCGGGCCGCAGTCGACGGGGGCGCTGCTCGGGCTGATCCTGCTCGGCGGGGCGCTGCTGGGCCTGACCGCGCGGCCCAACGGCCGGGAGCTGGCGGTCAAGATCTCCGGGCGGATGCCGGGCCGTTACCTCGCGGCCGTCTGGCTGGTGCCGCTGACGCTGGCCTGGTTCGTGAACATGTTCGGCGGCAGCGCCTACACCGAGCGCTACACCGGCATCTCACTGCCGGCCTGCCTGATGCTGGCCGCGCTCGGCCTGTCGTTGCTGACGTCGCGGCGCTGGCGCAGCGGGGTGCTGGTCGTGGCGTCGCTGTCGGGGCTGATCGGCGGGTTCCAGCTGTCCCGGGTGGAGCGGACGCAGGCCGGCGAGATCGCCGCGGCGATCGCCGCCCAGGCCCGGCCGGGTGACGTCGTCGCGTTCTGCCCGGACCAGCTCGGGCCGGCCGTCTACCGGGCGCTGAACCGGCTCGGCGAGGACGACCTGCGGGAGTACTCCTACGCCGACTCGACCGGCCCGGCGCTGGTCGACTGGGTCGACTACGCCGCCCGGATGCAGCGCGCCAACGGCGCCGACTTCGCCCGCCAGATGAACACCGTCGCCGGCCCCGACCACGCGATCTTCCTGGTGAAGGCCGACGGCTACCGGTTCCTGGAGCAGTCCTGCAGCCTGATCTCCGAGCAGCTCGGCGTCGTCCGCGACGGCAGCCCCGTGGTGAGCAAGCTGCCCCTCTTCGAGGGCGCCGGCCTGGAACGCTTCTCCACCCTGCGTTGA
- a CDS encoding helix-turn-helix transcriptional regulator, protein MVRTPLTSHERARGERLGALLRAARGERSMVRVAELAGVSAETIRKIESGRIPTPAFFTVAALGAVLGISLDDIAAACGHAGDVADALDYVATRISA, encoded by the coding sequence ATGGTGCGGACACCGCTGACCAGCCACGAACGAGCGCGTGGGGAGCGGCTCGGGGCTCTGCTGCGGGCCGCGAGAGGCGAGCGCAGCATGGTGCGCGTCGCCGAGCTCGCTGGCGTGTCGGCCGAGACGATTCGCAAGATCGAGTCGGGTCGGATCCCGACGCCGGCGTTCTTCACGGTCGCCGCCCTCGGCGCCGTCCTCGGCATCTCCCTGGACGACATCGCCGCGGCCTGCGGCCATGCCGGCGATGTGGCCGACGCCCTGGACTACGTGGCGACGCGCATCTCGGCCTGA
- a CDS encoding glycosyltransferase has product MATPVPDARVVTLGAAAILGADPAVPGARLATEPGTLAAQPAAAAAAPPAAEPSGTVAARVAGLLAGWSALSVGIAAKDGRYGGYAMAAVLAGWALVAVTVAMLAGNGSAASFLGRPVRLAARRIGRPTRWLSWRVTWVALALLIGLGPPLRHPHYYGSGAFVGVAKWLQITAGLLAAAGVLAALAGPSRPASRAAACVSAALRGRRAFLAVLLLATGAGVATVLAAPDPQIDVFHLLQESSAGLGDGVNMYHQVWATGRPGDLHGGLTDVYPYLPATSILLAPFRLLFGDVRYGLLAALVVAVCAVRALAPRAAAAPWMPVLPLLVLVFPSYCYALEQSWTEPLLVGCLAVMVWAACAGRGAVPVVAFAVALATKQHVALLVPVAAAWPAFGPRRAAAACALGGAIVAPWVLDDPRAFFHDAVRANLDYPVLDHSLSVPGWAAHFGVHVGFGVTAVALAAAYLLAWRARGDATGFAAGGALVLLTMVELNKQSFFNHYTLPMALLVLAVATTLRPAPDPAAIPSPLPHQATGDPATTA; this is encoded by the coding sequence ATGGCCACTCCTGTCCCCGATGCGCGCGTCGTCACCCTCGGTGCGGCCGCCATCCTCGGGGCCGATCCGGCCGTGCCAGGGGCGCGACTGGCGACGGAGCCGGGGACGCTGGCGGCGCAGCCGGCCGCGGCCGCGGCGGCGCCACCGGCCGCGGAGCCGTCCGGGACGGTGGCCGCGCGGGTCGCCGGGCTGCTGGCCGGCTGGTCCGCGCTGTCGGTCGGGATCGCGGCGAAGGACGGCCGGTACGGCGGCTACGCGATGGCCGCGGTTCTCGCCGGCTGGGCCCTCGTCGCGGTCACCGTGGCGATGCTCGCCGGCAACGGCTCGGCGGCGAGCTTTCTCGGCCGGCCGGTGCGGCTGGCCGCCCGGCGCATCGGCCGCCCGACACGATGGCTGTCGTGGCGGGTCACCTGGGTCGCGCTGGCCCTGCTGATCGGCCTCGGCCCGCCGCTGCGCCATCCGCACTACTACGGCTCGGGCGCCTTCGTCGGCGTCGCCAAGTGGCTGCAGATCACGGCCGGCCTGCTCGCGGCCGCCGGGGTGCTCGCGGCGCTGGCCGGCCCCAGCCGCCCGGCCAGCCGGGCGGCGGCGTGCGTGTCGGCGGCGCTGCGCGGCCGACGGGCATTCCTCGCCGTGCTGCTGCTGGCGACCGGCGCCGGGGTCGCGACGGTGCTCGCCGCTCCCGACCCACAGATCGACGTCTTCCACCTGCTGCAGGAGTCCTCCGCCGGCCTCGGCGACGGCGTGAACATGTACCACCAGGTGTGGGCCACCGGCCGGCCCGGTGACCTGCACGGCGGGCTGACCGACGTCTACCCGTACCTCCCGGCCACCTCGATCCTCCTGGCGCCGTTCCGGCTGCTGTTCGGTGACGTCCGCTACGGCCTGCTGGCGGCGCTGGTCGTCGCCGTCTGCGCGGTCCGGGCGCTCGCGCCCCGAGCCGCGGCGGCGCCCTGGATGCCGGTGTTGCCGCTGCTCGTGCTGGTCTTCCCGTCGTACTGCTACGCGCTGGAGCAGTCGTGGACGGAGCCGCTGCTGGTCGGCTGCCTCGCGGTGATGGTGTGGGCGGCCTGCGCCGGCCGGGGAGCCGTCCCTGTCGTCGCGTTCGCGGTCGCGCTGGCGACCAAGCAGCACGTCGCCCTGCTCGTCCCGGTGGCCGCGGCGTGGCCGGCGTTCGGGCCACGTCGGGCGGCCGCCGCCTGTGCCCTGGGCGGCGCGATCGTCGCGCCGTGGGTGCTCGACGACCCACGCGCGTTCTTCCACGACGCCGTCCGCGCGAACCTCGACTACCCGGTGCTCGACCACTCGCTGTCGGTGCCGGGCTGGGCCGCCCACTTCGGCGTCCACGTCGGCTTCGGGGTGACCGCCGTGGCCCTCGCGGCCGCCTATCTGCTGGCCTGGCGGGCCCGCGGCGACGCCACCGGCTTCGCGGCCGGCGGCGCGCTGGTGCTGCTGACGATGGTCGAGCTGAACAAGCAGTCGTTCTTCAACCACTACACGCTGCCGATGGCCCTGCTCGTCCTCGCCGTCGCGACGACGCTGCGCCCGGCGCCCGACCCGGCCGCGATCCCCAGCCCACTCCCGCACCAGGCCACGGGCGACCCGGCAACCACGGCGTAG
- a CDS encoding AAA family ATPase, translating into MPEASSPVPDPLFAAFCAAGLWPGLGRTSAERLPAAGIHSPAEVDLARLSAVEGMTGPRARRLLDSFRASTGRYEVAGLLAAASLPVRLARGVSDELGTAAADELRADPWALLAGGEADLTHADRLARSMGLGRDDPRRGPGVLVHLLTQAASRAGDTAGPVEALLTGAAREGVPDPGAALESAVDDGRLLPVGDRVGLERYAMAEQAVADGVERLLATAEPMRPGEPRRRRARSAGVAALAPDDAAADDDEGHQTAELDFGLGDDPRDEFPDADESVDDGPAALVDPPPAAGTDAGVDAALAGLDEVQLAAARLALESGVSVLTGGPGTGKSRTVAAVVRLAQAAGAEVALAAPTGRAAKRLEELCDAPASTLHRLLGAQGRGGGFARGEHHRLDAELVVVDEASMVDAELAAALIEALADGTHLLVVGDPAQLPSIGPGQLLADLIESGVVPVTELGRLYRQSAGGAIAQLATAVRGGELPPPAGGSDREVVVVAARSAGEAAHRVVQLVTDSIPRVLGIVPADVQVVTPVHAGPAGTVALNAALKDRLNPGPGAVSGFDVGDRVVATANHLDVGFANGEIGVVTKLADRGGLLVTFPGGTLEVPVTALGDLRHGWAVTVHRAQGSEWPAVIAVFPPEAGRMLNRPLVYTAITRARGHLSVVCVNGPALRQAVRSAGGRRRVTLLAPLLAGAELGEPDDVDDELDAPPAARRETEPVG; encoded by the coding sequence ATGCCGGAGGCGTCCTCACCTGTCCCAGACCCGCTGTTCGCCGCGTTCTGCGCGGCGGGGCTGTGGCCGGGGCTCGGGCGGACCAGCGCCGAGCGGCTGCCGGCGGCGGGGATTCACTCCCCCGCCGAGGTGGACCTCGCCCGGCTGTCCGCCGTCGAGGGCATGACGGGGCCGCGGGCGCGCCGGCTGCTGGACTCCTTCCGCGCGTCGACGGGCCGCTACGAGGTCGCCGGCCTGCTCGCCGCGGCCAGCCTGCCGGTGCGGCTGGCCCGGGGGGTCAGCGACGAGCTCGGCACCGCGGCGGCCGACGAGCTGCGCGCCGACCCGTGGGCGCTGCTCGCCGGCGGCGAGGCGGACCTCACGCACGCGGACCGGCTGGCCCGTTCGATGGGCCTGGGCCGCGACGACCCGCGGCGCGGGCCCGGGGTGCTGGTCCACCTGCTGACCCAGGCCGCGTCGCGCGCCGGGGACACGGCTGGTCCGGTCGAGGCGCTGCTGACCGGCGCCGCCCGCGAGGGGGTGCCCGACCCCGGGGCGGCGCTGGAGAGCGCGGTCGACGACGGACGGCTGCTGCCCGTCGGCGACCGGGTCGGGCTGGAGCGCTACGCGATGGCCGAGCAGGCGGTCGCCGACGGCGTGGAGCGGCTGCTGGCCACCGCCGAGCCGATGCGCCCCGGCGAGCCACGGCGCCGCCGAGCCAGGTCCGCCGGGGTGGCCGCGCTGGCGCCCGACGACGCGGCGGCCGACGACGACGAGGGCCACCAGACCGCCGAGCTCGACTTCGGCCTCGGCGACGACCCGCGGGACGAGTTCCCCGACGCCGACGAGAGCGTCGACGACGGCCCGGCGGCGCTGGTCGACCCACCGCCCGCGGCGGGCACCGACGCCGGGGTGGACGCCGCCCTCGCGGGGCTCGACGAGGTGCAGCTGGCGGCGGCGCGGCTCGCGCTGGAGTCCGGGGTCAGCGTGCTGACCGGCGGGCCCGGGACCGGGAAGAGCCGCACCGTCGCGGCCGTCGTCCGGCTCGCCCAGGCGGCCGGTGCCGAGGTCGCGCTGGCCGCGCCCACCGGCCGCGCGGCCAAGCGGCTGGAGGAGCTGTGCGACGCCCCGGCGAGCACGCTGCACCGGCTGCTGGGCGCCCAGGGCAGGGGCGGCGGGTTCGCCCGCGGCGAGCACCACCGGCTCGACGCCGAGCTGGTCGTCGTCGACGAGGCGTCGATGGTCGACGCGGAGCTCGCCGCGGCGCTGATCGAGGCGCTCGCCGACGGCACCCACCTGCTGGTCGTCGGGGACCCGGCGCAGCTGCCGAGCATCGGGCCCGGCCAGCTGCTCGCCGACCTGATCGAGTCCGGCGTCGTGCCGGTCACCGAGCTCGGCCGGCTCTACCGGCAGTCGGCCGGCGGGGCGATCGCGCAGCTCGCGACGGCGGTCCGCGGCGGTGAGCTGCCCCCGCCGGCCGGCGGCTCCGACCGCGAGGTGGTGGTCGTCGCCGCCCGGTCCGCCGGGGAGGCCGCGCACCGGGTCGTGCAGCTGGTCACCGACTCCATTCCCCGGGTGCTGGGGATCGTGCCCGCCGACGTGCAGGTCGTCACCCCGGTGCACGCCGGCCCGGCGGGCACGGTGGCGCTCAACGCCGCCCTGAAGGACCGGCTCAACCCGGGCCCGGGAGCGGTCAGCGGGTTCGACGTCGGCGACCGGGTCGTGGCGACCGCGAACCATCTCGACGTCGGGTTCGCCAACGGGGAGATCGGGGTCGTCACGAAGCTGGCGGACCGCGGCGGTTTGCTCGTGACGTTCCCGGGAGGGACGCTGGAGGTGCCGGTGACCGCGCTCGGGGACCTGCGCCACGGCTGGGCCGTCACGGTGCACCGGGCGCAGGGCAGCGAGTGGCCGGCGGTCATCGCCGTTTTCCCACCGGAGGCCGGCCGGATGCTCAACCGGCCGCTGGTCTACACCGCGATCACCCGCGCCCGCGGCCACCTTTCGGTCGTGTGCGTGAACGGCCCCGCGCTGCGCCAGGCGGTGCGCTCCGCCGGGGGCCGCCGGCGGGTGACGTTGCTCGCGCCCCTGCTGGCCGGCGCCGAGCTCGGCGAGCCCGACGACGTCGACGACGAGCTGGACGCGCCGCCGGCCGCCCGGCGCGAGACCGAGCCCGTCGGGTGA
- a CDS encoding glycosyltransferase family 39 protein codes for MTDVAVRPAERIPEPVDTPDRRPTRADRIFQAVMLVILAAAVLVRFSAGQDLWLDEAQSVAIAKLPLTGHGPTMFTGLREDGSPPLYYLFLHFWVGAFGTGNVAVRTLSALFNLAAAGPLYLLGRRLVGTRAAQVSVVLYITSPFALRFATETRMYSLIVLLTTLGGLAVERALRRPSVLSAVYVSLCAGGLALTHYWCLYLLLTVGGWLVLLWWRPPFLFRADRANAARAAAGGPGVDEATADAVADALELTGLPTDPNLLVAVGPPDAGARAARHSALAGAARDAAAGRRPRFPAGGRRGAFTALAGIVGGAIVFSPWLGEFRFQSKHTGTPWGEPASYAAISHAYGQWAGGPSTVGRILLLFVTCLVALGIAGRGLGGRFVLFDLKGSEPARTLFFLSTGTLFVAVTAGQVVGNAWADRYTATAFVPFLLVIGLGATVVRSERFFRVTVVICALAGVLGGFSDVRMQRTQASEAAAHLRLDARPGDVLLVCPDQLGPGLARTIPAGLKAHLIPTWAPPDRVNWVDYAQRNKAADPIALAKRAVAEAGPNHQIFLADSGSYRTYETLCLSIQEELRSLRPKANLEMEQGEPAKVYENYQLVRYQP; via the coding sequence GTGACGGACGTCGCGGTCCGGCCGGCGGAGCGCATCCCCGAGCCGGTCGACACGCCGGACAGGCGCCCCACCCGGGCGGACCGGATCTTCCAGGCCGTGATGCTCGTCATCCTGGCCGCCGCCGTGCTCGTGCGGTTCTCCGCCGGCCAGGACCTGTGGCTCGACGAGGCGCAGAGCGTCGCGATCGCGAAGCTGCCGCTGACCGGCCACGGGCCGACGATGTTCACCGGCCTGCGCGAGGACGGCTCCCCGCCGCTCTACTACCTGTTCCTGCATTTCTGGGTCGGCGCGTTCGGCACCGGCAACGTGGCGGTGCGGACGCTGTCCGCGCTGTTCAACCTGGCCGCCGCCGGGCCGCTCTACCTGCTCGGCCGCCGCCTCGTCGGGACCAGGGCGGCGCAGGTCTCGGTCGTGCTGTACATCACCTCGCCGTTCGCGCTGCGGTTCGCGACCGAGACCCGGATGTACAGCCTGATCGTGCTGCTGACCACGCTGGGCGGCCTGGCCGTCGAGCGGGCGCTGCGCAGGCCGTCGGTGCTCTCCGCCGTGTACGTCTCCCTGTGCGCCGGCGGCCTGGCGCTGACCCACTACTGGTGCCTGTACCTGCTGCTCACGGTCGGCGGCTGGCTGGTCCTGCTGTGGTGGCGCCCGCCGTTCCTGTTCCGCGCCGACCGGGCCAACGCGGCGCGCGCCGCCGCGGGCGGGCCGGGCGTCGACGAGGCGACCGCGGACGCCGTCGCCGACGCGCTGGAGCTCACCGGGCTGCCCACCGACCCGAACCTCCTCGTCGCCGTCGGCCCGCCCGACGCGGGGGCCCGCGCCGCGCGGCACTCGGCGCTCGCCGGCGCCGCCCGCGACGCCGCCGCCGGCCGCCGGCCGCGGTTCCCGGCCGGCGGCCGCCGTGGCGCGTTCACCGCGCTCGCCGGCATCGTCGGCGGCGCGATCGTCTTCTCGCCGTGGCTCGGGGAGTTCCGCTTCCAGTCGAAGCACACCGGCACCCCGTGGGGCGAGCCCGCGAGCTACGCGGCGATCTCGCACGCCTACGGGCAGTGGGCCGGCGGCCCGTCGACGGTCGGGCGGATCCTGCTGCTGTTCGTCACCTGCCTGGTGGCGCTCGGCATCGCGGGGCGCGGGCTCGGCGGGCGGTTCGTGCTGTTCGACCTGAAGGGCTCCGAGCCGGCCCGGACACTGTTCTTCCTCTCGACGGGCACCCTGTTCGTCGCCGTCACCGCTGGGCAGGTCGTCGGCAACGCCTGGGCCGACCGGTACACCGCGACGGCGTTCGTCCCGTTCCTGCTGGTGATCGGCCTGGGCGCGACGGTCGTGCGCAGCGAGCGGTTCTTCCGGGTCACCGTGGTGATCTGCGCGCTGGCCGGCGTCCTCGGCGGCTTCAGCGACGTCAGGATGCAACGCACCCAGGCGAGCGAGGCCGCGGCACACCTGCGGCTCGACGCCAGGCCGGGCGACGTGCTGCTCGTCTGCCCCGACCAGCTCGGCCCAGGCCTGGCCCGCACCATCCCGGCCGGGCTGAAGGCCCACCTGATCCCGACATGGGCACCGCCGGACCGGGTCAACTGGGTCGACTACGCGCAGCGCAACAAGGCCGCCGACCCCATCGCCCTCGCGAAGCGGGCCGTCGCCGAGGCGGGCCCGAACCACCAGATCTTCCTGGCCGACTCGGGCAGCTACCGGACGTACGAGACGCTGTGCCTGAGCATCCAGGAGGAGCTGCGCAGCCTGCGGCCGAAGGCGAACCTGGAGATGGAGCAGGGCGAGCCGGCGAAGGTCTACGAGAACTACCAGCTCGTGCGGTACCAGCCGTAA
- a CDS encoding SCO1664 family protein codes for MPVARGGSAGRSCLEPSDAGGLDAAGALALLATGEISVEGRLVEASNATLFCAISGGGVEARCVYKPVRGERPLWDFPDGTLAAREVAAYALSEQLRAGLVPPTVLRDGPFGTGMAQLWIDVDETVDVVRMVQSGDRRLRRIALFDAVINNADRKGCHLLPAPSGRVYAIDHGVSFHGEDKLRTVLWNWRGKRFDGAERALLDELAAALAGPFGERLDDLLTRAEVAALTARIDRLRADGRFPQPSDDWPPIPWPPF; via the coding sequence CTGCCGGTAGCGCGAGGCGGATCGGCCGGCCGGTCCTGCCTCGAGCCGAGCGACGCCGGCGGCCTGGACGCGGCCGGCGCTCTCGCCCTGCTGGCGACCGGGGAGATCTCGGTCGAGGGCCGCCTGGTCGAGGCGAGCAACGCCACCCTGTTCTGCGCGATCAGCGGCGGCGGCGTCGAGGCCCGCTGCGTGTACAAGCCGGTGCGCGGCGAGCGGCCGCTGTGGGACTTCCCCGACGGGACGCTCGCCGCCCGGGAGGTCGCCGCCTACGCGCTGTCCGAGCAGCTCCGCGCCGGCCTGGTCCCCCCGACGGTGCTGCGCGACGGGCCGTTCGGCACCGGCATGGCCCAGCTGTGGATCGACGTCGACGAGACGGTCGACGTCGTGCGGATGGTGCAGAGCGGTGACCGGCGGCTGCGCCGGATCGCGCTGTTCGACGCGGTCATCAACAACGCCGACCGCAAGGGCTGCCACCTGCTGCCAGCCCCATCCGGCCGGGTCTACGCGATCGACCATGGGGTGAGCTTCCACGGCGAGGACAAGCTGCGGACCGTGCTGTGGAACTGGCGGGGCAAGCGGTTCGACGGGGCCGAGCGGGCGCTGCTCGACGAGCTGGCGGCCGCGCTGGCCGGCCCGTTCGGCGAGCGGCTCGACGACCTGCTCACCCGCGCCGAGGTCGCTGCCCTGACCGCCCGGATCGACCGGCTGCGCGCCGACGGCCGTTTCCCGCAGCCGTCCGACGACTGGCCGCCGATTCCCTGGCCCCCGTTCTAG
- a CDS encoding DUF5703 family protein, protein MDLEYQRLYLPAGTDRRTAQQVLAMHAEFGDWELEWLRLFPDGSRRVVLRRRRRPGSLPGYLPT, encoded by the coding sequence ATGGATCTGGAGTACCAGCGGCTGTACCTGCCGGCGGGCACGGACCGCCGGACCGCGCAGCAGGTCCTGGCCATGCACGCCGAGTTCGGCGACTGGGAGCTGGAGTGGCTGCGCCTGTTCCCCGACGGCTCCCGGCGGGTCGTCCTGCGCCGCCGCCGGCGCCCGGGCAGCCTGCCCGGCTACCTGCCGACCTAG
- a CDS encoding phosphoribosyltransferase family protein, translating to MADLLLHSAAAVVTMDDDPAATGQGPIAGGWVAVRDGRIAAVGGPGDPRPDADEAVDLTGHVVLPGLVSAHQHSMDYLLRACTTQPADFPGWLAAPGQPRLGGTDDSGEGAAEMADERATYRATVGSQEIDLPLTPISDDLTVALLMTIDVGLTFIRQAGADLAALLAPSRPEVVVSAATLGIPVAIEVSRALGLDDYVILQKTPKAHLADALTEPLQSITTGVPQRLLLDRARVPAVAGRRVALVDDVIATGGSIAASLRLLRAVGADVVTIGALLVEGSGWGPALGDDAALVTALGRIPVFRPTSGGALAEHWD from the coding sequence ATGGCCGATCTCCTGCTGCACTCCGCCGCCGCCGTCGTGACCATGGACGACGACCCCGCCGCGACCGGCCAGGGGCCGATCGCCGGCGGCTGGGTCGCCGTGCGCGACGGGCGGATCGCGGCCGTCGGCGGACCGGGCGACCCGCGGCCCGACGCGGACGAGGCCGTCGACCTCACCGGGCACGTCGTGCTGCCGGGACTGGTCAGCGCGCACCAGCACTCGATGGACTACCTCTTGCGCGCCTGCACGACCCAGCCGGCCGACTTCCCCGGCTGGCTGGCCGCGCCCGGGCAACCCCGGCTGGGGGGAACCGACGATAGTGGCGAGGGAGCAGCCGAGATGGCGGACGAGCGGGCCACCTACCGGGCGACAGTCGGCTCACAGGAGATCGACCTGCCGCTCACCCCGATCTCCGACGACCTGACGGTCGCGCTGCTGATGACGATCGACGTCGGCCTCACGTTCATCCGCCAGGCGGGCGCCGACCTCGCGGCGCTGCTGGCACCGAGCCGGCCCGAGGTCGTCGTCTCCGCTGCCACGCTGGGCATCCCGGTCGCGATCGAGGTCAGCCGGGCCCTCGGCTTGGACGACTACGTGATCCTGCAGAAGACCCCGAAGGCGCACCTCGCCGACGCCCTCACCGAACCGCTCCAGTCGATCACGACCGGGGTGCCACAGCGGCTGCTGCTGGACCGGGCCCGGGTGCCGGCCGTCGCCGGGCGGCGGGTCGCGCTGGTCGACGACGTCATCGCGACGGGCGGCTCGATCGCGGCGTCGCTGCGCCTGTTGCGCGCCGTCGGCGCCGACGTCGTCACGATCGGCGCCCTGCTCGTCGAGGGGTCCGGCTGGGGCCCGGCCCTCGGCGACGACGCGGCGCTGGTCACCGCCCTCGGGCGCATCCCGGTCTTTCGCCCGACGTCCGGCGGCGCGCTGGCCGAGCACTGGGACTAG
- a CDS encoding CBS domain-containing protein, producing MTTARDIMHRDATCIGSTQTLLDAARKMRELGVGALPICGEDDRLQGIITDRDIVIRCLATGGDPATTPASALAQGTPFYVDADANLDQVLTRMSEKRVKRVPVIENHRLVGMISEADLASCGQLSESQLGQLVEAVKSGPADHTP from the coding sequence ATGACCACCGCACGCGACATCATGCACCGGGACGCCACCTGCATCGGATCCACGCAGACGCTGCTCGACGCCGCCCGCAAGATGCGGGAGCTCGGCGTCGGCGCGCTGCCGATCTGCGGCGAGGACGACCGGCTGCAGGGCATCATCACCGACCGCGACATCGTCATCCGCTGCCTGGCCACCGGGGGCGACCCGGCGACGACGCCGGCGAGCGCCCTCGCCCAGGGCACCCCGTTCTACGTCGATGCCGACGCGAACCTCGACCAGGTCCTGACGCGCATGAGCGAGAAGCGGGTCAAGAGGGTGCCAGTGATCGAGAACCACCGACTCGTCGGCATGATCAGTGAGGCCGACCTCGCCTCCTGCGGCCAGCTGTCCGAGTCGCAGCTCGGCCAGCTCGTCGAGGCCGTCAAGTCCGGCCCCGCCGACCACACCCCCTGA